In Geobacillus kaustophilus, a genomic segment contains:
- a CDS encoding TetR/AcrR family transcriptional regulator, translating into MGRKEDIIETAMKLFAEKGYHATSMQEIAERSGVAKGSIYNYFKSKEELAVSIFRYHYEVLFHRLKQIEADPALTARERFCRQLTVQIQLFDEHKELVQMQLGEQAVKVSHEVQHLVFRIRAHTLHWYRRAIEDIYGEQVRPVSFDCATMLNGMLKEYLIYLAVDRKPLLPEKLATFLLDRLDAIVASLLDGKTGLLDEAMMADYIAAATQERSQWKERAISCLERMAAMRPVEDDILRSLRLLKEELEKGETARRFMVEALLLYLAKYSLPLYNELKEAIERYFY; encoded by the coding sequence TTGGGACGGAAAGAGGACATCATTGAAACGGCGATGAAATTATTCGCCGAAAAAGGCTATCACGCTACTTCCATGCAGGAAATAGCCGAACGGAGCGGAGTAGCCAAAGGTTCGATTTACAATTATTTCAAATCGAAAGAAGAGTTGGCAGTATCGATTTTCCGCTACCATTATGAAGTTTTGTTTCACCGGCTTAAACAAATCGAGGCTGATCCCGCCTTAACCGCGCGCGAGCGGTTTTGCCGTCAGTTGACTGTACAAATCCAGCTGTTTGACGAACATAAAGAGCTGGTGCAAATGCAGTTGGGCGAACAAGCCGTGAAGGTGAGCCATGAGGTGCAGCATCTGGTGTTTCGCATCCGCGCCCATACGCTCCACTGGTATCGCCGGGCGATTGAAGACATATACGGCGAACAAGTGCGTCCAGTTTCGTTTGATTGTGCGACGATGCTCAACGGAATGCTGAAAGAATATCTGATTTACTTGGCGGTAGACCGAAAGCCGCTGCTTCCTGAGAAGCTTGCCACCTTCTTGCTCGATCGGCTTGATGCCATCGTTGCCAGCCTGCTTGACGGAAAGACGGGGTTGCTCGATGAAGCGATGATGGCCGATTACATTGCTGCGGCGACCCAAGAGCGGAGTCAATGGAAAGAACGGGCCATCAGCTGTTTAGAGCGCATGGCGGCGATGCGTCCGGTTGAAGACGATATTCTTCGCTCGCTGCGCTTATTGAAGGAAGAACTCGAGAAGGGGGAGACAGCTAGGCGGTTTATGGTGGAGGCGCTTCTGCTCTATTTGGCGAAATACTCGCTTCCGCTGTACAATGAGTTGAAGGAGGCCATTGAACGCTATTTTTATTAA
- a CDS encoding replication-associated recombination protein A: MPKTMEPLALRLRPRTIDEIVGQQHIIGPSTPLYKMVKKGYVPSLLLYGEPGTGKTSLAYAIARTAGREWVAINATAAGKKEIEEAVEAARWSGNVLLFIDEIHRLNKAQQDVLLPHLESGLVTLIGATTENPFHEVNPAIRSRCGQIQQLKPLQPDDLMIILKRALADPERGVGEPPVVIDESLLWRIAEAAGGDARVALSLLEAAVAAADERHGRLYIDEEIVASCTANRGFTHDKCGGHYYSLLSAFQKSVRGSDADAALHYLARLLEGGDLASVCRRLLVMAYEDIGLANPMMGVKVQAAVEAAERLGLPEARIPLSVVTIELCLSPKSNSAYKALDAAIADVRSGKLGDIPDHLKDAHYKGAAALGRGQGYLYPHDYPNGWVAQAYLPSALEGVRYYEPKEHGEEKHYAKVYRRLEQLKQQDKVRP, encoded by the coding sequence ATGCCCAAAACGATGGAGCCGCTCGCTCTGCGGCTGCGGCCGCGGACGATCGATGAGATTGTTGGACAACAGCACATCATTGGCCCTAGTACGCCGCTTTATAAAATGGTCAAAAAAGGTTATGTTCCATCGCTTTTGCTTTACGGAGAGCCGGGGACAGGGAAGACGTCGCTCGCTTATGCCATTGCCCGCACCGCCGGGCGCGAATGGGTCGCGATCAATGCGACGGCCGCCGGCAAAAAGGAAATCGAAGAAGCAGTTGAAGCGGCGCGTTGGTCGGGCAATGTCCTCTTATTTATCGACGAAATCCATCGGCTGAATAAAGCGCAGCAAGATGTGTTATTGCCGCATCTCGAATCCGGGCTCGTGACCTTGATTGGGGCCACAACGGAAAACCCGTTTCACGAGGTCAATCCCGCCATTCGCAGCCGATGCGGGCAAATCCAACAACTGAAACCGCTCCAGCCGGATGACCTCATGATCATTCTGAAACGGGCGCTCGCCGACCCGGAACGAGGGGTCGGCGAGCCGCCGGTCGTCATTGACGAGTCGTTGTTATGGCGCATCGCCGAGGCAGCCGGCGGGGATGCGCGCGTCGCGCTTTCGCTTCTAGAGGCGGCGGTTGCGGCTGCCGATGAGCGCCACGGCCGCTTGTATATTGATGAGGAGATCGTGGCTTCATGCACGGCAAACCGCGGTTTTACCCATGACAAATGTGGCGGTCATTATTATTCGTTGTTGTCCGCGTTTCAAAAAAGCGTGCGCGGCAGCGATGCCGATGCCGCGCTTCATTATTTGGCCCGTCTGCTTGAAGGCGGAGACTTGGCGTCCGTTTGCCGGAGATTGCTTGTGATGGCTTATGAGGACATCGGACTTGCCAATCCGATGATGGGAGTGAAAGTACAGGCGGCGGTCGAAGCGGCGGAACGCCTTGGGCTGCCAGAGGCGCGCATTCCCCTCTCCGTTGTGACGATCGAACTCTGTTTAAGCCCGAAATCCAACAGCGCTTACAAGGCGCTGGACGCTGCTATTGCCGATGTCCGTTCCGGCAAGCTTGGCGATATTCCGGATCATTTAAAAGACGCCCACTACAAAGGGGCGGCTGCACTCGGGCGTGGACAAGGCTACTTGTATCCGCACGATTATCCGAACGGCTGGGTGGCGCAAGCGTATTTGCCCTCCGCTCTGGAAGGAGTCCGCTATTATGAACCGAAAGAGCATGGCGAGGAAAAACATTACGCCAAGGTGTACCGGCGGCTTGAGCAGTTGAAACAACAGGACAAGGTTCGGCCGTGA
- the cymR gene encoding cysteine metabolism transcriptional regulator CymR, with protein MKISTKGRYGLTIMIELAKKYGDRPISLRSIAKANNLSEHYLEQLVTPLRNAGLVKSIRGAYGGYVLAEHPAKITAGDILRVLEGPLTPVEELEEEEPAKRELWIRIRDAVEEVLDSTTLEDLAKYSDGDEGAYMFYI; from the coding sequence ATGAAGATTTCGACGAAAGGCCGATATGGCTTGACGATTATGATCGAATTGGCCAAAAAATATGGCGATCGTCCGATCTCGCTTCGTTCGATCGCCAAGGCGAACAATTTATCCGAACATTATTTAGAGCAGCTCGTCACGCCATTGCGCAACGCCGGGCTCGTCAAAAGCATTCGCGGAGCGTATGGCGGCTATGTGCTCGCTGAACATCCGGCGAAAATCACCGCCGGCGACATTTTGCGCGTGTTGGAGGGGCCGCTGACCCCGGTCGAGGAGCTCGAGGAGGAAGAGCCGGCGAAGCGCGAGCTATGGATTCGCATCCGCGATGCGGTCGAGGAAGTGCTCGACAGCACAACGCTCGAAGATTTGGCGAAGTATAGCGACGGGGATGAAGGGGCATATATGTTTTATATTTAA
- a CDS encoding cysteine desulfurase family protein produces the protein MERIYLDHAATSPVHPDVAAGMVQWMTEQFGNPSSIHHFGRQSRRAVDEARAVVARSIGAKETEIVFTSGGTEADNFAVIGTAIANRSRGNHIITTAIEHHAVLRACEYLETQGFEVTYLPVDEQGTVSVEDVKSALRDETVLVSVMFANNEVGTIQPIREIGALLRDHPAYFHTDAVQAYGLLPVDVNEYGIDLLSISAHKINGPKGSGALYVRETVRITPLLFGGEQERKRRAGTENVPGIIGLAQAAEIAERTREEKRRQYAAWREAMLAIFRSSGIDYAVNGRPDGLPHILNVAFPGTNVESLLVNLDLAGIAASSGSACTAGSIDPSHVLVAMCGKESERIRSSVRFSFGLGNTMEQIERAAEETVKIIKRLTNR, from the coding sequence TTGGAACGGATTTATTTGGACCATGCGGCAACTTCCCCGGTCCATCCAGACGTGGCCGCCGGTATGGTCCAGTGGATGACGGAACAGTTCGGCAACCCGTCAAGCATCCATCATTTTGGACGGCAGAGCCGCCGCGCGGTCGATGAAGCGAGGGCTGTTGTCGCCCGCTCGATTGGGGCGAAAGAGACGGAGATTGTGTTTACAAGCGGCGGCACGGAAGCGGATAACTTTGCGGTCATCGGAACGGCCATAGCGAACCGCAGCCGCGGCAATCATATCATTACAACCGCCATCGAGCATCATGCGGTGCTGCGCGCTTGTGAATATTTAGAGACGCAAGGGTTTGAGGTTACGTATTTGCCTGTTGACGAACAAGGGACGGTATCGGTCGAGGATGTCAAGTCCGCGCTGCGCGATGAGACCGTTTTGGTGTCGGTCATGTTTGCCAACAACGAAGTCGGCACGATCCAGCCGATTCGCGAAATCGGGGCGTTGCTTCGCGATCATCCGGCTTATTTTCATACGGACGCCGTCCAGGCGTACGGGCTTCTTCCTGTCGATGTGAATGAATACGGGATCGATTTGCTGTCGATTTCCGCTCATAAAATCAACGGCCCGAAAGGAAGCGGGGCTTTGTATGTCCGGGAAACGGTCCGCATCACTCCGCTCCTTTTCGGCGGCGAACAAGAACGGAAGCGGCGCGCCGGCACGGAAAACGTCCCCGGCATCATCGGCTTGGCGCAGGCGGCGGAAATCGCTGAGCGAACAAGGGAAGAGAAACGCCGGCAATATGCGGCGTGGCGCGAAGCGATGCTTGCGATTTTCCGCTCCTCAGGGATCGACTATGCGGTCAACGGCCGCCCGGATGGCCTGCCGCATATTTTGAATGTCGCCTTCCCGGGAACGAATGTCGAATCGCTGCTTGTGAACTTGGATTTAGCCGGCATCGCCGCCTCGAGCGGGTCAGCATGCACCGCCGGGTCAATCGACCCGTCGCACGTGCTTGTCGCGATGTGCGGAAAAGAGTCGGAGCGCATCCGTTCGTCTGTGCGCTTCAGCTTCGGGCTCGGCAATACGATGGAACAAATCGAGCGGGCGGCCGAGGAAACAGTGAAGATCATAAAGCGGCTCACAAACCGCTAA
- the mnmA gene encoding tRNA 2-thiouridine(34) synthase MnmA, whose translation MNKAPHETRVVVGMSGGVDSSVAALLLKEQGYDVIGIFMKNWDDTDENGVCTATEDYEDVVRVCNQIGIPYYAVNFEKQYWDKVFTYFLDEYKAGRTPNPDVMCNKEIKFKAFLEHAMSIGADYIATGHYARVEFRNGEYKMLRGADRNKDQTYFLNQLGQAQLSKVMFPIGHLHKADVRRIAKEAGLATAEKKDSTGICFIGERDFKEFLSHYLPAQPGVMKTLDGEVKGRHDGVMYYTIGQRHGLGIGGSGEPWFVVGKDVRENVLYVAQGFENEYLYSTSLKAVDVNWVSDRKPEAPFRCTAKFRYRQPDIGVTVHPLADGGVEVVFDEPARAVTPGQAVVFYNGEECLGGGTIDEVFRNGEKLWYVG comes from the coding sequence ATGAACAAAGCGCCGCACGAAACGCGCGTGGTCGTCGGCATGTCCGGCGGGGTCGACTCGTCGGTCGCTGCGCTGTTATTGAAAGAACAAGGATATGATGTGATCGGCATTTTTATGAAAAACTGGGATGACACCGATGAAAACGGCGTTTGCACGGCGACTGAGGACTACGAAGACGTCGTGCGCGTCTGCAACCAAATCGGCATCCCGTATTATGCGGTGAATTTTGAAAAACAGTATTGGGACAAAGTGTTTACGTACTTTTTGGACGAGTACAAAGCCGGGCGCACGCCGAACCCGGATGTGATGTGCAATAAAGAAATCAAGTTTAAGGCGTTTTTAGAGCACGCCATGTCGATCGGCGCCGATTATATCGCAACCGGCCATTACGCCCGCGTCGAGTTTCGCAATGGCGAATATAAAATGCTGCGCGGAGCCGACCGGAACAAAGATCAAACGTACTTTTTAAACCAACTCGGCCAAGCCCAGCTGTCGAAAGTGATGTTTCCGATCGGTCATTTGCACAAAGCCGATGTGCGTCGGATTGCGAAAGAAGCCGGGCTCGCCACCGCTGAAAAAAAAGACAGCACCGGCATTTGCTTTATCGGCGAGCGCGATTTCAAAGAATTTTTAAGCCACTATTTGCCGGCCCAGCCGGGAGTGATGAAAACGCTCGATGGCGAAGTGAAAGGTCGGCATGACGGCGTCATGTATTATACGATCGGCCAACGCCACGGCCTAGGCATCGGCGGCAGCGGCGAACCGTGGTTTGTCGTCGGCAAAGACGTGCGCGAAAACGTGTTGTATGTCGCCCAAGGGTTTGAAAACGAATATTTGTATTCCACCTCGCTAAAAGCGGTCGATGTCAACTGGGTGTCTGACCGCAAGCCGGAAGCGCCGTTCCGTTGCACGGCTAAATTTCGCTACCGCCAGCCGGATATCGGCGTGACCGTTCACCCGCTTGCGGACGGCGGGGTGGAAGTCGTGTTTGATGAACCGGCGCGGGCGGTGACGCCGGGGCAGGCGGTCGTTTTTTACAACGGCGAAGAGTGCCTTGGCGGCGGCACGATCGACGAAGTGTTCCGCAACGGCGAAAAGCTTTGGTATGTTGGCTGA
- a CDS encoding tetratricopeptide repeat protein yields MANFNEQGLAYMREGKYEEAIRCFSAAVEQHPDDPAGYINIGTVLVAAGEEEKALDCFRQALEVDKKAAAAYYGMGAVHYKREQFAKAKDMFERALGLGLDDADTHFMLGMSLWRLEMPRLALPYLQRAAELNETDAEALFQLGLCLATLDYVDEAKRYFEKTLELDPRHADAYYNLGVIYAYKDEPDAARNMFAAALEAKPDHVLAGYGKKLMEKRLAP; encoded by the coding sequence GTGGCCAATTTCAACGAACAAGGCTTGGCGTATATGCGCGAAGGGAAGTATGAGGAAGCCATCCGCTGTTTTTCCGCTGCGGTCGAACAGCATCCGGACGATCCGGCCGGGTACATTAACATCGGCACAGTTCTTGTTGCTGCCGGTGAAGAAGAGAAGGCGCTTGACTGTTTCCGACAGGCATTGGAAGTTGACAAGAAGGCGGCGGCCGCGTATTACGGCATGGGTGCAGTGCATTATAAGCGTGAGCAGTTCGCGAAAGCGAAAGATATGTTTGAGCGCGCGCTTGGGCTTGGTCTTGACGATGCGGATACGCATTTTATGCTCGGCATGTCCTTATGGCGGCTCGAGATGCCGCGGCTGGCGCTGCCGTATTTGCAGCGAGCGGCCGAGCTGAACGAGACGGACGCCGAAGCGCTGTTTCAGCTTGGCCTTTGCCTTGCCACGCTCGATTATGTCGATGAGGCGAAGCGTTATTTCGAAAAAACGTTGGAACTCGATCCGCGCCACGCTGATGCGTACTACAATTTAGGCGTCATTTATGCGTACAAAGATGAGCCCGATGCCGCCCGCAATATGTTTGCCGCTGCCTTGGAAGCCAAGCCCGATCACGTGCTTGCCGGATACGGAAAGAAACTGATGGAAAAGCGGCTTGCGCCGTAA
- a CDS encoding ATP-dependent RecD-like DNA helicase codes for MQEQQILALDGRTFIKGVCLAVIFHNEETLYTVVRVRIEETNEAPVEEEVVVTGYFPRLNEGDVYIFYGQFRQHPRFGRQYAAEQFRKQLPNTKEGVIHYLSSGLFKGIGKKTAAAIVETLGENAIAVILRDPKALERVPKLTKKKAKQLYDALRAHEGLEQTMIALAQLGFGPQLAMKIYQAYGEEAIDIIHENPYQLVEDIEGIGFGRADEIGRQLGISGSHPARLRAASLFVLEQSCLQEGHVYLRGEELMARIGELLDGRPSGAVDGQAIGQTLLMLSEEGKLIAEQGRYYLPSLYFAEKGIVSNIKRLLGQTPPSAFAESEFLLALGALEERLGMQYAPQQREAIQQALSSPLFILTGGPGTGKTTVIKGIVELFAALNGLSLDPADYKQGEPFPVLLAAPTGRAAKRMSEATGLPAATIHRLLGWNGAEGFGRDENEPISGKLLVIDEMSMVDTWLANQLLKAVPNGMQVIFVGDEDQLPSVGPGQVLKDLLRSGVIPFARLTEVYRQAEGSSIIELAHEMKRGVVPDDLTAPKADRSFIRCRAGQVVDVVRQIADNARKKGFSVKDIQVLAPMYRGPAGIDQLNKALQELFNPPAEGKRELSVGEVVYRVGDKVLQLVNQPEDHVFNGDIGEVVAIFYAKENTEKQDLLVVSFDGIEVTYTRQDLGQITHAYCCSVHKAQGSEFPIVILPVVKSYYRMLKRNLLYTAVTRSKQFLVLCGEEEAFRFGVAKQSDGARQTALAEKLAGAAAPFVEVELPLEEANMGMENVTPYDFMGDEPS; via the coding sequence TTGCAAGAGCAACAAATCCTCGCCCTTGACGGACGCACGTTCATTAAAGGAGTGTGCTTGGCGGTCATTTTTCATAATGAGGAAACATTGTACACGGTCGTCCGCGTGCGCATTGAGGAAACGAACGAAGCGCCCGTTGAGGAGGAAGTCGTCGTCACAGGCTATTTTCCGCGTTTAAACGAAGGGGACGTCTACATCTTTTACGGACAATTCCGCCAACATCCGCGTTTTGGCCGCCAATATGCGGCCGAACAATTCCGCAAACAGCTTCCGAACACGAAAGAAGGAGTCATTCATTATTTATCGAGCGGTTTGTTTAAAGGAATCGGCAAAAAAACGGCTGCGGCGATTGTCGAGACGCTCGGCGAAAACGCGATCGCCGTGATTTTGCGCGACCCCAAGGCGCTAGAGCGTGTGCCGAAGCTGACGAAAAAAAAGGCGAAGCAGCTGTACGATGCGCTTCGCGCCCACGAAGGGCTTGAGCAAACGATGATCGCCCTCGCCCAGCTCGGTTTTGGCCCGCAGCTGGCCATGAAAATTTACCAAGCGTATGGCGAAGAAGCGATTGACATCATCCACGAGAACCCGTACCAGCTCGTTGAAGATATCGAAGGGATCGGCTTCGGCCGCGCTGATGAAATCGGGCGACAGCTCGGCATTTCCGGCAGCCATCCGGCCCGGCTGCGCGCCGCCTCGTTGTTTGTCCTTGAACAGTCGTGCTTGCAGGAAGGGCACGTTTATTTGCGCGGGGAAGAGCTGATGGCGCGCATTGGGGAGCTGCTTGACGGAAGGCCGAGCGGTGCGGTGGATGGACAAGCGATCGGCCAGACGCTTCTGATGTTAAGCGAGGAAGGGAAGCTGATCGCCGAGCAAGGGCGTTATTATCTTCCTTCCCTTTACTTCGCCGAGAAAGGGATCGTCTCCAACATTAAGCGGCTGCTCGGGCAGACGCCGCCGTCGGCGTTTGCCGAGTCGGAGTTTTTGCTGGCGCTTGGGGCGCTTGAGGAACGGCTTGGCATGCAATATGCCCCCCAGCAAAGGGAAGCGATCCAACAAGCGCTTTCTTCGCCGCTGTTTATTTTGACCGGCGGTCCGGGAACGGGGAAAACGACGGTCATCAAAGGCATCGTCGAGCTGTTTGCCGCCCTAAACGGCCTGTCTCTTGACCCGGCTGACTACAAACAAGGCGAGCCGTTTCCGGTGCTGCTGGCCGCACCGACCGGCCGGGCGGCGAAGCGGATGAGCGAGGCGACCGGGCTACCGGCGGCGACGATCCACCGCTTGCTCGGCTGGAATGGGGCGGAAGGGTTCGGCCGCGACGAGAACGAACCGATTTCCGGCAAGCTGCTTGTCATCGATGAGATGTCGATGGTCGACACGTGGCTCGCCAACCAGTTGTTGAAAGCCGTGCCAAACGGCATGCAAGTCATTTTCGTCGGCGATGAGGATCAATTGCCATCCGTCGGGCCAGGGCAAGTGCTGAAAGACTTGCTCCGCTCAGGCGTCATTCCGTTCGCTCGGTTGACCGAGGTGTATCGCCAGGCGGAAGGATCATCGATCATCGAGCTTGCTCATGAGATGAAGCGCGGCGTCGTGCCGGACGATTTGACCGCTCCGAAGGCAGACCGTTCCTTCATCCGCTGCCGTGCGGGCCAGGTCGTCGATGTCGTGCGGCAAATCGCTGACAACGCGCGAAAAAAAGGGTTTTCCGTCAAAGATATTCAGGTGCTCGCCCCGATGTACCGTGGCCCAGCGGGCATCGACCAATTGAACAAAGCGCTTCAAGAGCTGTTCAACCCGCCGGCTGAAGGGAAGCGGGAGCTGTCGGTCGGCGAGGTCGTCTACCGCGTCGGCGATAAGGTGCTTCAGCTTGTCAATCAGCCGGAAGATCATGTCTTTAATGGCGACATTGGCGAAGTCGTCGCCATTTTTTACGCCAAAGAAAATACGGAAAAGCAAGACTTGCTCGTCGTCTCGTTTGATGGCATTGAAGTGACGTACACACGGCAAGATTTAGGACAAATCACCCATGCGTACTGCTGTTCGGTTCATAAGGCGCAAGGAAGCGAGTTTCCGATCGTCATTTTGCCCGTCGTCAAAAGCTATTACCGCATGTTGAAACGGAATTTGTTGTATACTGCGGTGACAAGAAGCAAGCAGTTTCTCGTTTTATGTGGGGAAGAGGAGGCGTTTCGATTCGGCGTCGCAAAACAAAGCGACGGAGCGCGCCAGACGGCGCTCGCTGAGAAGCTGGCGGGGGCGGCGGCGCCGTTTGTCGAGGTCGAACTGCCGCTTGAAGAGGCGAACATGGGGATGGAAAACGTTACGCCGTATGACTTTATGGGCGATGAGCCAAGCTAA
- a CDS encoding PRC-barrel domain-containing protein: MRTFSDIKGLPIYEQTTGKMVGTIADIWFTSHGAVKGLVAERGGLFGRRRYLPLSAVQSFEKDRVIICDADSFQPFPSSDSGHSLYGERGLAGSMVVAADGTTIGLLDDVYFDGQLGKIDGYEISEGFFSDLTEGKKRMELAPFTAREGVVTVETTM, from the coding sequence ATGCGGACGTTTTCCGACATCAAGGGACTTCCCATTTATGAGCAAACGACGGGAAAAATGGTCGGAACGATCGCTGACATTTGGTTTACCAGCCACGGCGCGGTCAAAGGGCTTGTCGCGGAACGGGGAGGTTTGTTCGGCCGCCGCCGCTATTTGCCGCTTTCAGCCGTGCAGTCGTTCGAAAAAGACCGAGTCATCATTTGTGACGCAGATAGCTTCCAGCCGTTTCCTTCTTCTGACAGCGGCCACTCTCTTTACGGCGAACGCGGCCTCGCTGGCAGCATGGTTGTCGCCGCGGACGGAACAACAATCGGACTGTTGGATGACGTATATTTTGACGGGCAATTGGGCAAAATTGACGGATACGAGATCAGCGAGGGATTTTTTTCCGATTTGACTGAAGGGAAGAAACGAATGGAGCTTGCTCCGTTCACCGCCAGAGAAGGCGTGGTCACCGTGGAAACAACGATGTAA
- a CDS encoding YrzQ family protein, whose product MNRMMTSLLAVGLGVAAYQLAQRNDWMNGRTMRRMRRRLMQTIR is encoded by the coding sequence ATGAACCGAATGATGACGTCGCTGTTAGCAGTCGGATTAGGCGTTGCAGCTTATCAGCTCGCCCAACGAAACGATTGGATGAACGGTCGCACGATGCGGAGGATGCGCCGCCGCTTGATGCAAACGATCCGCTGA
- a CDS encoding AI-2E family transporter, whose amino-acid sequence MGEQQWLSFFRIGKWLLMTAIIYLIVRMKDVWWPVIDFIATVLTPFLLASFITYLLYPFVESIHRKGMPRALAILLIYLLLFGLVGYGLYRGVPLFIAQLRELDEQLPSLMNTYRQWVRHIHDETSNWPLEVHTRIEAMFVQFEQAAAAAVTMAINAAKSFIGSAATLLIIPFIVFYMLKDIEVLKKAVWYMTPKRWRGPGMTFLKDVDESLGGYIRGQLFVCTAIGLAASLGLWLAGMDYPLLLGFVIGVTNIIPYFGPLIGAVPAVILAATVSLKMVVIVLVLIFTLQFLEGNVLSPLIVGKSVHMHPLVIMLALFAGGELAGVLGLILAVPTAAVLKVAITHWKEHYASH is encoded by the coding sequence TTGGGCGAGCAACAATGGCTGTCGTTCTTTCGCATCGGAAAATGGTTGCTCATGACGGCAATCATCTATTTGATCGTTCGGATGAAAGACGTTTGGTGGCCGGTCATCGATTTTATCGCAACGGTGTTGACGCCGTTTTTGCTGGCGTCGTTTATTACGTATCTGCTTTACCCGTTTGTGGAATCCATCCATCGCAAAGGAATGCCGCGCGCCCTTGCCATTTTGTTGATTTATTTGTTGCTTTTCGGTTTGGTCGGCTACGGCCTGTACCGCGGCGTGCCGTTATTCATCGCCCAGTTGCGTGAACTGGATGAACAGCTGCCGTCTTTAATGAATACATACCGCCAATGGGTGCGCCACATCCACGACGAGACGTCGAATTGGCCGCTTGAGGTGCACACGCGCATCGAAGCGATGTTTGTGCAGTTTGAGCAGGCGGCCGCCGCCGCCGTCACGATGGCGATCAATGCCGCCAAATCGTTCATCGGTTCGGCGGCGACGCTGCTGATCATTCCGTTTATCGTCTTCTATATGTTAAAAGACATCGAGGTGTTGAAAAAAGCGGTTTGGTACATGACACCGAAGCGGTGGCGTGGGCCGGGGATGACGTTTTTGAAGGATGTCGATGAATCGCTTGGCGGCTACATCCGCGGCCAACTGTTCGTCTGCACGGCGATCGGTCTGGCGGCGTCGCTCGGCCTGTGGCTTGCCGGGATGGATTATCCGCTGTTGCTCGGCTTTGTCATTGGCGTGACGAACATCATCCCGTATTTCGGCCCGCTGATCGGCGCCGTTCCAGCGGTCATTTTGGCTGCCACCGTCTCGCTGAAAATGGTCGTGATCGTGCTTGTCCTCATTTTTACCTTGCAGTTTTTAGAAGGGAACGTTTTGTCGCCGCTGATCGTCGGCAAAAGCGTGCATATGCATCCGCTTGTCATTATGCTCGCCCTCTTTGCCGGCGGTGAGCTCGCCGGCGTGCTCGGCCTCATTCTTGCCGTTCCGACGGCGGCGGTGCTGAAAGTGGCCATCACCCATTGGAAAGAGCATTATGCTTCGCATTGA